Proteins encoded by one window of Pan troglodytes isolate AG18354 chromosome 16, NHGRI_mPanTro3-v2.0_pri, whole genome shotgun sequence:
- the LOC104002255 gene encoding large ribosomal subunit protein eL42-like: MVNVAKTRRTFCKKCGKHQPHKVTQYKKGKDSLYAQGKRRYDRKQSGYGGQTKSIFWKKAKTTKIVLRLECIEPNCRSKRMLAIKRCKHFELGGDKKRKGQVIQF; the protein is encoded by the coding sequence ATGGTTAACGTCGCTAAAACCCGCCGGACTTTCTGTAAGAAGTGTGGCAAGCACCAACCCCATAAAGTGACACAGTACAAGAAGGGCAAGGATTCTCTGTATGCCCAGGGAAAGCGGCGTTATGACAGGAAGCAGAGTGGCTATGGTGGGCAAACTAAGTCAATTTTCTGGAAAAAGGCTAAAACTACAAAGATTGTGCTAAGGCTTGAGTGTATTGAGCCCAACTGCAGATCTAAGAGAATGCTGGCTATTAAAAGATGCAAGCATTTTGAACTGGGAGGAGATAAGAAGAGAAAGGGCCAAGTGATTCAGTTCTAA